Proteins encoded together in one Myxocyprinus asiaticus isolate MX2 ecotype Aquarium Trade chromosome 9, UBuf_Myxa_2, whole genome shotgun sequence window:
- the LOC127445698 gene encoding plexin-A1-like yields MQGTLQKFVDDLFETIFSTAHRGSALPLAIKYMFDFLDEQADRHMISDPDVRHTWKSNCLLLRFWVNVIKNPQFVFDIHKNSITDACLSVVAQTFMDSCSTSEHKLGKDSPSNKLLYAKDIPNYKNWVGRYYSDISRMPAISDQDMSAYLAEQPRMHLNQFNSMSALHEIFSYITKYKDEIRFESLMRGVRDMTVAFHTVVRFSRVH; encoded by the exons ATGCAG GGTACTTTGCAGAAGTTTGTAGATGACCTGTTTGAGACCATCTTCAGCACGGCCCACCGAGGCAGCGCACTTCCTCTCGCCATCAAATACATGTTTGACTTTTTAGACGAACAGGCCGACAGACACATGATATCAGACCCAGATGTAAGACACACCTGGAAGAGCAACTG TTTACTGTTGAGGTTTTGGGTGAACGTGATCAAGAATCCTCAGTTTGTGTTTGACATCCATAAGAACAGTATTACAGATGCATGTTTGTCTGTGGTCGCTCAGACGTTCATGGACTCGTGCTCCACATCAGAACACAAACTGGGCAAAGACTCGCCCTCCAACAAGCTGCTGTATGCTAAAGACATCCCCAACTACAAGAACTGG GTTGGCAGGTATTACTCTGATATATCACGGATGCCGGCGATTAGCGATCAGGATATGAGCGCGTATCTCGCTGAACAGCCGCGCATGCATTTAAATCAGTTCAACAGTATGAGCGCGCTGCATGAGATCTTCTCCTACATCACCAAATATAAGGACGAG ATCAGATTTGAGTCGCTCATGCGTGGTGTTCGTGACATGACTGTGGCGTTTCACACGGTGGTCAGATTCAGCCGTGTACACTGA